The Acidobacteriota bacterium genome has a segment encoding these proteins:
- a CDS encoding DNA-directed RNA polymerase subunit alpha: MFTQSFQRPKRLECNTEALTPRYGEFYTQPLERGFGTTIGNALRRVLLSSIEGAAITAVRIEGAAHEFTSLGGVLEDTTDVILNLKQISFKSVSPEPQTLTLKAKGPSKVTAAQIETTPHVEVLEPDRYIAALNADGALNMELVVRMGYGYVPAEANFDETFPLGYIPVDSSHSPVRKVAYTVEDARVGQRTDYDKLTLKIWTNGAVTPQQALARAAIILKDHMGLFINVEESEYVSAHPDHPEDGGLGALDKLARPIEELDISSSRARRALQLLRVRTVGDLLKHTEDELLSIENFGKKSLKEIKERLRDMGLSLGVKVDS, encoded by the coding sequence ATGTTCACTCAGAGTTTTCAGCGTCCCAAGCGGTTGGAGTGCAACACCGAAGCGTTGACGCCCCGCTACGGGGAGTTTTACACGCAGCCTCTGGAACGAGGCTTCGGCACGACCATAGGAAACGCGCTTCGCCGCGTGCTTCTTTCTTCCATCGAAGGCGCGGCCATCACCGCCGTGCGCATTGAAGGCGCGGCGCATGAGTTTACCTCTCTGGGCGGGGTGCTTGAGGATACCACGGATGTTATTCTTAATCTCAAGCAAATTTCCTTTAAATCTGTCTCACCGGAGCCCCAGACCTTGACCCTTAAGGCCAAGGGTCCATCCAAGGTAACCGCGGCCCAAATCGAGACCACTCCGCACGTGGAGGTGCTTGAGCCCGACCGCTACATCGCGGCGCTCAACGCGGATGGAGCGCTCAACATGGAACTCGTGGTGCGGATGGGATACGGCTACGTGCCTGCCGAAGCCAACTTCGACGAAACGTTTCCCCTGGGTTACATCCCCGTGGATTCGTCACACTCGCCGGTGCGCAAGGTGGCCTACACGGTGGAGGACGCGCGGGTAGGGCAGAGAACAGACTACGACAAGCTCACCCTCAAAATCTGGACCAACGGGGCTGTCACGCCTCAGCAGGCCCTGGCGCGTGCCGCCATCATTCTCAAGGACCACATGGGACTTTTCATCAATGTGGAGGAAAGCGAGTACGTGAGCGCGCATCCCGATCATCCTGAAGACGGCGGTCTGGGAGCGCTGGACAAGCTCGCGCGCCCTATAGAGGAGCTTGATATATCGTCTTCGCGGGCGCGCCGGGCGCTGCAACTGCTTCGGGTGCGCACCGTCGGCGACCTGCTGAAGCATACGGAGGACGAACTGCTTTCCATCGAGAACTTCGGCAAGAAATCCCTCAAGGAAATCAAGGAGCGCCTTCGCGATATGGGGTTGAGCCTTGGCGTGAAAGTTGATTCCTAG
- the map gene encoding type I methionyl aminopeptidase — protein MIVYKTREELAIMNEANRIVRKTLKRLTEVIEPGVTTYDLEQTAEACLREAGAEPAFKGYRGFPCCLCVSLNDEVVHGIPSKKRALRSGDVVSMDFGVVWKGYYGDSAVTVPVGEVSEERRRLIDVTSGSLQRGIEKVRAGGHVSDISHAVQTFVESHQFSVVRDFVGHGIGTALHEDPQVPNYGPPGRGPRLEPGVVLAIEPMVAEKDSEVFVDGNGWTARTRDGGYAAHFERSVAVTENGPWILGQEG, from the coding sequence ATGATTGTTTACAAGACGCGCGAAGAACTTGCCATTATGAACGAAGCGAACCGCATCGTCCGGAAGACCCTCAAGCGGCTTACCGAGGTCATCGAGCCGGGAGTTACAACGTATGACCTTGAACAGACGGCGGAGGCGTGCCTTCGAGAAGCCGGGGCCGAGCCCGCCTTTAAGGGCTACCGGGGATTCCCATGCTGCTTGTGCGTTTCCCTCAACGACGAGGTCGTGCACGGGATTCCCTCCAAGAAGCGAGCCCTGCGCAGTGGTGACGTCGTCAGTATGGATTTTGGCGTGGTGTGGAAAGGCTACTACGGAGATTCGGCCGTTACAGTGCCCGTGGGCGAGGTGAGCGAAGAGCGGCGGCGCCTCATCGACGTCACGAGCGGGTCGCTTCAGCGGGGAATCGAGAAGGTGAGGGCAGGGGGGCATGTTTCGGACATTTCCCATGCTGTGCAGACGTTCGTCGAATCACACCAATTTTCCGTCGTGCGGGACTTTGTAGGCCACGGTATTGGCACCGCTCTGCACGAGGATCCTCAGGTGCCCAATTACGGCCCTCCCGGGCGCGGTCCGCGCCTGGAGCCCGGCGTGGTGCTTGCCATAGAGCCTATGGTTGCGGAGAAAGACAGCGAGGTGTTCGTGGACGGCAACGGATGGACGGCGCGCACGCGGGACGGCGGCTATGCGGCCCATTTCGAGCGGTCGGTCGCCGTTACGGAAAACGGTCCCTGGATTTTGGGTCAAGAAGGGTGA
- the rplQ gene encoding 50S ribosomal protein L17, with product MRHRKRHFKLKRTAGHRVALLRSLATSLLRHERIRTTCAKAKAVRPFAEKLITKARHGGLHNRRLVASHIHDRGTVKKLFDVLAARYAQRPGGYTRILKLGPRGGDRAEMALLELVPPTEKTEEGKPEAKRG from the coding sequence ATGCGGCACCGGAAGCGACACTTTAAGCTCAAGCGCACGGCGGGCCATCGCGTGGCTCTGCTGCGCAGCCTTGCGACGTCTCTTCTCCGCCATGAGCGCATTCGCACCACCTGCGCCAAGGCGAAGGCCGTGCGACCTTTCGCCGAGAAGCTTATCACAAAGGCCAGGCACGGTGGATTGCACAATCGGCGTTTGGTGGCCAGCCACATCCACGACCGCGGAACCGTAAAGAAGCTGTTTGACGTCTTGGCGGCGCGCTATGCCCAGCGCCCGGGAGGCTATACCCGTATCCTGAAGCTCGGCCCCCGGGGCGGCGACCGGGCAGAGATGGCCCTTCTTGAGCTCGTCCCTCCGACGGAGAAGACGGAAGAAGGCAAGCCGGAAGCCAAACGCGGCTAG
- a CDS encoding adenylate kinase, whose amino-acid sequence MVLLGPPGAGKGTQAEAFTARQDVPHVSTGDILRDAVARRTEEGLKAQRLMEQGELVPDSLVASMVEARLRERDCDGGFVLDGFPRNVEQAEMLESILGRTGRTLASVVAIEVPEEEVVVRLGGRRVCGSCGRNFHVRFQPPRVEGRCDGCGGALVVRKDDTPDVIRERLAVYQRQTEPLLRLYGERSLLRRVSGAGNPEEVAERILRSVDMV is encoded by the coding sequence GTGGTGCTCTTAGGCCCTCCGGGGGCCGGCAAGGGGACGCAGGCAGAGGCCTTCACGGCGCGGCAGGACGTGCCGCACGTCTCGACGGGCGACATCCTGCGCGATGCCGTCGCCCGCCGGACCGAGGAGGGCCTCAAGGCGCAGCGCCTCATGGAGCAGGGAGAATTGGTGCCGGACAGCCTTGTCGCAAGCATGGTGGAAGCCCGGCTGCGCGAGAGGGACTGTGACGGGGGGTTTGTCCTGGACGGGTTTCCGCGCAATGTCGAGCAGGCCGAAATGCTCGAGTCCATTTTAGGGCGCACGGGGCGCACCCTGGCCTCCGTGGTGGCCATCGAGGTGCCCGAGGAAGAGGTTGTGGTGCGCTTGGGCGGGCGGCGGGTTTGCGGCTCCTGCGGACGGAATTTCCATGTGCGCTTTCAGCCGCCGCGCGTGGAGGGGCGATGCGACGGGTGCGGTGGGGCGCTCGTCGTGCGAAAGGACGACACTCCGGACGTGATTCGGGAACGCCTTGCCGTCTACCAGAGGCAGACCGAGCCGCTGCTTCGGCTGTACGGCGAGCGGAGTTTGCTTCGGCGGGTATCCGGTGCGGGCAATCCGGAAGAGGTGGCGGAAAGAATTCTGCGGTCGGTGGATATGGTATAA
- the rpsK gene encoding 30S ribosomal protein S11, with the protein MATRTRAKKSPKKNIVHGVAHIRATFNNTLIMIADPKGNAVCWSSAGRMGFRGSKKGTSYAAQKAALHVGQIAVQNGIKSLDVHVKGPGAGRESAIRAFEMVGIRVTSIKDTTGVPHNGCRPRKRRRV; encoded by the coding sequence ATGGCGACACGGACCCGCGCAAAAAAATCGCCGAAGAAGAACATCGTGCACGGGGTGGCGCACATCCGGGCGACGTTTAATAACACCCTGATCATGATTGCAGACCCTAAAGGCAACGCCGTCTGCTGGTCCAGCGCTGGCCGCATGGGGTTTCGGGGTTCCAAAAAGGGCACTTCCTACGCTGCCCAGAAGGCGGCGCTCCACGTGGGTCAAATCGCGGTGCAGAACGGCATAAAGAGTCTGGACGTGCACGTAAAGGGTCCGGGCGCGGGTCGCGAGTCCGCGATTCGTGCCTTTGAAATGGTTGGAATTCGCGTTACGTCCATCAAGGACACCACCGGCGTTCCCCACAACGGGTGTAGGCCCAGGAAGCGCCGCAGGGTATAG
- the rpmJ gene encoding 50S ribosomal protein L36, with protein MKVRPSVKKFCSRCKIVRRKGVVRVICKNPKHKQRQG; from the coding sequence ATGAAAGTGCGACCTTCCGTCAAGAAATTCTGCTCGCGGTGCAAGATCGTACGCCGCAAGGGCGTGGTGCGGGTGATCTGCAAGAACCCGAAGCACAAGCAGCGGCAAGGCTGA
- the rpsM gene encoding 30S ribosomal protein S13, which translates to MARIAGIDLPAKKSVEIGLTYIYGIGRTRSNAIVKAVGVDKEKKVKDLTEDEVMLIQRKIQEEGDIEGERRKQVRNDISRLIEISCYRGLRHKKGLPARGQRTHTNARTRKGPRMKLRPKRKTE; encoded by the coding sequence ATGGCGCGCATTGCGGGAATTGATTTACCGGCCAAAAAGAGCGTTGAGATTGGCCTGACGTATATTTACGGCATCGGCCGCACTCGCTCGAACGCGATTGTGAAGGCCGTGGGCGTGGACAAGGAAAAGAAAGTGAAAGACCTTACCGAAGATGAGGTGATGCTCATCCAGCGCAAGATACAAGAGGAGGGAGACATTGAGGGCGAGCGGCGAAAACAGGTTCGCAACGACATTTCCCGGCTGATTGAAATCAGCTGCTACCGCGGGCTTCGCCACAAGAAAGGATTGCCGGCGCGGGGGCAGCGCACGCATACGAACGCCCGCACGCGGAAAGGGCCGCGCATGAAGCTGCGTCCCAAGCGAAAGACGGAGTAA
- the infA gene encoding translation initiation factor IF-1, translated as MPKEEAIEAKGIVKEKLPNAMFRVKLHESGHVVLAHASGKMRKYFIRILPGDEVLVELSPYDLTRGRIMFRYK; from the coding sequence ATGCCGAAGGAAGAGGCTATCGAGGCGAAAGGAATCGTGAAAGAAAAACTGCCCAATGCCATGTTTCGCGTAAAGTTGCATGAAAGCGGACACGTCGTGCTCGCCCATGCGTCAGGAAAGATGCGAAAGTATTTTATACGCATCCTCCCGGGCGACGAGGTGCTCGTGGAGCTCTCGCCTTACGACTTGACGCGGGGGCGTATTATGTTTCGCTACAAATAA
- the rpsD gene encoding 30S ribosomal protein S4: MARYRGSACRLCRREGLKLFLKGARCYGEKCAIERRSYAPGQHGRRRRRTRQNEYGLQLREKQKTKRVYGVLERQFRKYFKQADRFKGITGEALLTTLERRLDNVLYALGFGASRFHARQLIGHGHVLVNGRRIDVPSYLVSEGDVVVLKEKAQKNPVVADAMAIGRDVPSWLEAHREEGKGVVKRLPVREDVVLPVTEQYIVEHYSAR, translated from the coding sequence TTGGCTCGATATCGCGGTTCGGCTTGTCGTCTGTGTCGGCGTGAAGGACTGAAGCTTTTTCTTAAAGGGGCGCGCTGTTACGGCGAAAAGTGTGCGATCGAGCGCCGAAGCTATGCCCCCGGCCAGCATGGCCGGCGGCGCCGGCGCACTCGGCAGAACGAGTACGGCCTGCAGTTGCGCGAAAAGCAAAAGACCAAACGCGTGTACGGTGTTCTGGAGCGGCAGTTCCGAAAATATTTCAAGCAGGCCGATCGCTTCAAGGGTATTACGGGCGAGGCGCTTCTTACGACTCTGGAGCGGAGGCTGGACAACGTTCTCTACGCGTTGGGATTTGGCGCGTCGCGTTTCCACGCGCGCCAGCTCATCGGCCATGGGCATGTTCTTGTCAACGGGCGACGCATTGACGTCCCTTCGTACCTGGTTTCGGAAGGCGATGTGGTTGTGCTCAAGGAAAAGGCACAAAAGAATCCGGTGGTGGCCGACGCCATGGCGATCGGTCGTGACGTCCCCTCGTGGCTTGAGGCGCACCGCGAGGAAGGCAAGGGCGTGGTCAAGCGCCTTCCGGTGCGCGAGGACGTGGTGCTCCCCGTGACCGAGCAGTACATCGTCGAGCACTATTCGGCGAGATAA